A stretch of Enterobacter cloacae complex sp. ECNIH7 DNA encodes these proteins:
- the wzz(fepE) gene encoding LPS O-antigen length regulator Wzz(fepE): protein MSEMDIKKSTDLDFPRYTSPAIHAKEIDLFGLLAVLLAAKKRIVTIILAFALAGLAISFLLPQKWTSKAVITQAESSQWNPLRQMMVALQVLDVDAKISRPEVFDMFIKKFQSQSLLEEYLKSSPYVMSQLKDAEVDPLELHRAIVNISDRMKAVNDAQGKDADKAPFVSWTLSFTAPTADDAQAVLNGYIDYIAAIVEKETVQNIRNQIALKKNVVEQQLELDRVRLTNIHNTNLQRLNYSLEVANAAGIKKPVYSNGQAVKDDPDYSVALGADGIAQKLQIEKNLKDVTELNADFQNREYHLAQLKKLSFADVKLEPFRYQLSPSMPVKKDGPGKALIVVLAALLGGLFACGSVLLREAMLARTSPPEPVAE, encoded by the coding sequence ATGTCTGAGATGGATATCAAAAAAAGCACCGATCTTGATTTTCCCCGTTATACCTCCCCGGCAATACACGCTAAAGAAATTGATCTTTTCGGTTTATTAGCGGTCCTTTTGGCGGCCAAAAAACGCATTGTCACCATTATCCTTGCTTTTGCACTGGCGGGGCTGGCCATTTCATTTTTACTGCCGCAGAAGTGGACCAGTAAAGCAGTGATCACTCAGGCAGAATCGTCGCAGTGGAACCCGCTGCGCCAGATGATGGTAGCGTTGCAGGTACTTGACGTGGACGCGAAAATTTCCCGTCCGGAAGTCTTTGACATGTTTATTAAAAAGTTTCAGTCGCAGTCATTGCTCGAAGAGTACCTGAAATCCTCTCCTTACGTGATGTCACAACTTAAAGATGCCGAGGTGGATCCGCTTGAGCTGCATCGGGCGATAGTTAACATTTCAGACAGAATGAAAGCGGTGAATGACGCTCAGGGAAAAGACGCGGATAAAGCGCCTTTTGTCTCCTGGACATTGAGTTTCACTGCGCCGACAGCTGACGATGCGCAAGCCGTACTGAATGGATACATCGATTATATCGCGGCTATTGTTGAAAAAGAGACGGTGCAGAATATCCGCAACCAGATCGCCCTGAAAAAGAATGTCGTTGAGCAGCAGCTGGAACTGGATCGTGTCCGTCTGACCAATATTCACAATACCAACCTGCAGCGACTGAATTATTCGCTGGAAGTGGCGAATGCCGCAGGCATTAAGAAACCAGTTTATAGCAACGGGCAGGCCGTAAAAGATGACCCGGATTACTCCGTTGCGCTCGGCGCTGACGGTATCGCGCAAAAGCTGCAGATCGAAAAAAATCTGAAGGACGTGACCGAGCTGAATGCGGATTTCCAGAACCGGGAATACCACCTCGCACAGCTGAAAAAGCTCTCCTTTGCCGATGTTAAACTTGAGCCATTCCGGTACCAGCTCTCTCCTTCCATGCCGGTGAAAAAGGATGGTCCTGGCAAGGCCCTGATTGTCGTTCTGGCGGCGCTCCTGGGGGGCCTGTTTGCCTGCGGTAGCGTTTTACTGCGCGAGGCGATGCTCGCCCGTACTTCGCCGCCGGAGCCGGTAGCGGAATAA
- the araE gene encoding arabinose-proton symporter AraE, whose protein sequence is MTSINDSTLMPAALRDTRRMNQFVSIAAAVAGLLFGLDIGVIAGALPFITDHFTLSSRLQEWVVSSMMLGAAIGALFNGWLSFRLGRKYSLMVGAILFVAGSIGSAFAANVEILLLSRVLLGVAVGIASYTAPLYLSEMASENVRGKMISMYQLMVTLGIVLAFLSDTYFSYSGNWRAMLGVLALPALVLIVLVIFLPNSPRWLAQKGRHVEAEEVLRMLRDTSEKAREELNDIRESLKLKQGGWALFKINRNVRRAVFLGMLLQAMQQFTGMNIIMYYAPRIFKMAGFTTTEQQMIATLVVGLTFMFATFIAVFTVDKAGRKPALKIGFSVMALGTLILGYCLMQFDNGTASSGLSWLSVGMTMMCIAGYAMSAAPVVWILCSEIQPLKCRDFGITCSTTTNWVSNMIIGATFLTLLDAIGAAGTFWLYTVLNVAFIGVTFWLIPETKGVTLEHIERKLMAGEKLRNIGVRS, encoded by the coding sequence ATGACATCGATAAATGACTCTACCCTAATGCCCGCTGCGCTGCGCGATACTCGCCGCATGAACCAGTTTGTCTCCATTGCCGCCGCCGTGGCGGGCTTGTTATTTGGACTGGATATCGGCGTCATTGCCGGCGCATTACCGTTTATTACCGATCACTTTACTCTCAGCAGTCGCCTGCAGGAGTGGGTGGTGAGCAGCATGATGCTCGGCGCGGCCATCGGTGCGCTGTTCAACGGCTGGCTGTCGTTCCGTCTGGGGCGCAAATATAGCCTGATGGTCGGGGCAATTCTGTTCGTTGCCGGCTCCATTGGCTCGGCGTTTGCCGCTAACGTTGAAATCCTCCTGCTCTCCCGCGTGCTGCTGGGCGTGGCTGTGGGGATTGCGTCCTACACGGCGCCGCTTTATCTCTCCGAAATGGCGAGTGAAAACGTGCGCGGCAAGATGATCAGCATGTATCAGCTGATGGTCACGCTGGGTATTGTGCTGGCGTTCCTGTCTGATACCTACTTCAGCTACAGCGGCAACTGGCGCGCGATGCTGGGCGTGCTGGCCTTACCGGCGCTGGTGCTGATCGTCCTGGTGATTTTCCTGCCAAACAGCCCGCGCTGGCTGGCGCAAAAAGGGCGTCACGTGGAGGCGGAAGAGGTCCTGCGCATGCTGCGCGATACCTCGGAAAAAGCGCGCGAAGAGCTGAACGATATCCGCGAAAGCCTGAAGTTAAAGCAGGGCGGCTGGGCGCTATTTAAGATCAACCGCAACGTGCGCCGCGCGGTCTTCCTCGGCATGTTGCTGCAGGCGATGCAGCAGTTCACCGGGATGAACATCATCATGTACTACGCGCCGCGCATTTTCAAAATGGCCGGGTTTACCACTACGGAACAGCAGATGATCGCGACCCTGGTGGTCGGGCTGACCTTCATGTTCGCCACCTTTATTGCCGTGTTCACCGTGGACAAGGCGGGCCGCAAACCGGCGCTGAAGATTGGCTTCAGCGTGATGGCGCTCGGCACGCTGATCCTCGGCTACTGCCTGATGCAGTTTGATAACGGCACGGCCTCAAGCGGGCTTTCCTGGCTTTCTGTCGGGATGACCATGATGTGTATCGCAGGTTACGCGATGAGCGCCGCGCCGGTGGTGTGGATCCTGTGCTCCGAAATTCAGCCGCTCAAATGCCGTGATTTTGGCATCACCTGCTCCACGACCACCAACTGGGTATCAAACATGATCATCGGCGCGACCTTCCTGACGCTGCTGGACGCGATTGGCGCAGCGGGAACGTTCTGGCTCTATACGGTGCTGAACGTGGCGTTTATTGGCGTCACGTTCTGGCTGATCCCGGAAACCAAAGGCGTGACGCTGGAACATATCGAGCGCAAGCTGATGGCTGGCGAGAAGCTGCGGAATATCGGCGTGCGATCGTAA
- the kduD gene encoding 2-dehydro-3-deoxy-D-gluconate 5-dehydrogenase KduD, with the protein MILDAFSLQGKVAVVSGCDTGLGQGMALGLAEAGCDIVGINIVEPTETIERVTALGRRFLSLTADLRKIDTIPELLDRAVAEFGHIDILVNNAGLIRREDAINFSERDWDDVMDLNIKSVFFMSQAAAKHFIAQGKGGKIINIASMLSFQGGIRVPSYTASKSAVMGVTRLLANEWAKHNINVNAIAPGYMATNNTQQLRADEQRSAEILDRIPAGRWGLPSDLMGPIVFLASSASDYINGYTVAVDGGWLAR; encoded by the coding sequence ATGATTCTGGATGCATTCTCTCTGCAGGGGAAAGTGGCGGTGGTTTCCGGGTGTGACACCGGGCTGGGTCAGGGCATGGCGCTAGGCCTGGCGGAAGCGGGCTGCGATATCGTCGGGATTAATATCGTTGAGCCTACGGAAACCATCGAGCGCGTGACGGCTCTTGGGCGCCGTTTCCTGAGCCTGACCGCCGACCTGCGTAAAATCGATACCATTCCTGAACTGCTGGACCGCGCGGTGGCTGAATTCGGTCATATCGACATTCTGGTCAACAACGCCGGGCTGATTCGCCGTGAAGATGCGATCAACTTCAGCGAACGCGACTGGGACGACGTGATGGATTTGAACATCAAGAGCGTATTTTTCATGTCCCAGGCGGCGGCGAAGCACTTTATCGCGCAGGGGAAAGGCGGCAAAATCATCAATATTGCCTCTATGCTCTCGTTCCAGGGCGGCATCCGCGTGCCGTCGTACACCGCGTCCAAAAGCGCCGTAATGGGCGTGACCCGCCTGCTGGCAAACGAATGGGCGAAACATAACATCAACGTGAATGCGATTGCGCCGGGCTATATGGCGACGAACAACACGCAGCAGCTGCGTGCGGACGAGCAGCGTAGCGCGGAAATCCTCGACCGTATTCCGGCCGGACGCTGGGGTCTGCCGAGCGATCTGATGGGGCCGATTGTCTTCCTGGCCTCCTCCGCATCGGATTACATCAACGGCTACACCGTGGCTGTAGACGGCGGCTGGCTGGCGCGTTAA
- the kduI gene encoding 5-dehydro-4-deoxy-D-glucuronate isomerase → MDVRESIHSAHAKTLDTQGLRNAFLVEQVFEADRYTMVYSHIDRIIVGGVMPVTKSVSVGGEVGKQLGVSYFLERRELGVINIGGPGTITVDGHCYEIGHREALYVGKGAKDVVFASIDGSKPAKFYYNCAPAHATCPTRKVTTADVAPVTLGDNLTSNRRTINKYFVPDVLETCQLSMGLTELAPGNLWNTMPCHTHERRMEVYFYFNMDEDACVFHMMGQPQETRHIVMLNEQAVISPSWSIHSGVGTKAYTFIWGMVGENQVFDDMDHVAVGDLR, encoded by the coding sequence GTGGACGTCAGAGAAAGCATCCACAGTGCGCACGCCAAAACGCTGGATACTCAGGGGCTGCGCAATGCATTTTTAGTCGAGCAGGTATTCGAGGCCGACAGGTACACCATGGTTTACAGCCATATCGACCGCATTATTGTGGGCGGGGTTATGCCCGTCACGAAAAGCGTCTCCGTGGGCGGTGAAGTCGGTAAACAGCTGGGCGTGAGCTACTTCCTTGAGCGTCGCGAACTCGGCGTGATTAACATCGGCGGGCCGGGCACCATCACCGTAGACGGACACTGCTATGAGATCGGCCATCGCGAGGCGCTGTACGTGGGCAAAGGGGCGAAAGACGTGGTCTTTGCCAGCATCGACGGCAGCAAGCCTGCGAAGTTTTACTACAACTGCGCGCCGGCTCACGCCACCTGCCCAACCAGGAAAGTGACCACGGCAGACGTCGCGCCTGTGACGCTGGGCGACAACCTCACCAGCAACCGCCGCACCATCAATAAATACTTCGTGCCGGACGTGCTGGAGACCTGCCAGCTCAGCATGGGGTTGACCGAGCTTGCGCCGGGCAACCTGTGGAACACCATGCCGTGCCATACCCACGAGCGCCGCATGGAGGTTTACTTCTACTTCAATATGGATGAGGACGCCTGCGTGTTCCACATGATGGGGCAGCCGCAGGAAACGCGCCATATCGTCATGCTCAACGAGCAGGCGGTGATTTCACCGAGCTGGTCTATTCACTCCGGCGTAGGGACGAAAGCCTACACCTTTATCTGGGGAATGGTGGGTGAAAACCAGGTCTTTGATGATATGGACCACGTTGCGGTCGGCGATCTGCGCTAG
- a CDS encoding acetyl-CoA C-acetyltransferase: MKDVVIVGALRTAIGCFQGSLARHSAVELGSVVVKALVERSGIATHEVDEVILGQVLTAGAGQNPARQAALKGGLPNTVSAITINDVCGSGLKALHLATQAIQCGEADVIIAGGQENMSRAPHVLTDSRTGAQLGNSQLLDSLVHDGLWDAFNDYHMGVTAENLAREYGISREVQDAYALSSQQKARAAIDSGRFRDEIVPVSTQRQSGERILVDTDEQPRTDASAEGLARLNPAFEMQGSVTAGNASSINDGAAAVMMMSESKALELDLPVLARIKAFASVGVDPALMGIAPVYATRRCLERAGWQLSDVDLIEVNEAYAAQAISVGKMLEWDPLRVNVNGGAIALGHPIGASGCRILVSLVHEMKKRNARKGIATLCIGGGQGVALAIER; encoded by the coding sequence ATGAAAGATGTCGTTATAGTGGGTGCGTTGCGTACAGCTATCGGCTGTTTTCAGGGATCGCTCGCGCGTCACTCGGCGGTTGAGCTGGGTAGCGTGGTGGTAAAAGCGCTGGTGGAACGTAGCGGGATCGCAACACATGAAGTTGATGAGGTGATTCTGGGCCAGGTCCTCACGGCCGGTGCCGGGCAAAACCCTGCGCGTCAGGCGGCGCTGAAGGGCGGGCTGCCCAATACCGTTTCGGCCATCACTATCAACGACGTCTGTGGTTCAGGATTAAAAGCGCTGCATCTCGCGACGCAGGCCATTCAGTGTGGTGAGGCGGACGTGATCATCGCGGGCGGGCAGGAGAACATGAGCCGCGCGCCGCACGTGTTGACCGACAGCCGTACCGGCGCACAGCTGGGCAACAGCCAGCTGCTCGACAGCCTGGTGCATGACGGGCTGTGGGATGCGTTCAATGACTATCATATGGGCGTGACGGCGGAAAACCTGGCGCGCGAGTACGGCATCAGCCGTGAGGTGCAGGATGCCTATGCGCTAAGCTCGCAGCAAAAAGCGCGTGCGGCGATTGATTCCGGTCGCTTTCGCGACGAAATTGTCCCGGTCAGCACGCAGCGTCAGAGCGGCGAGCGTATCCTCGTGGATACCGATGAACAGCCGCGCACCGACGCCAGCGCAGAAGGCCTGGCGAGGCTGAACCCCGCGTTTGAAATGCAGGGCTCGGTGACGGCGGGAAATGCCTCTTCCATTAACGACGGTGCAGCCGCCGTGATGATGATGAGCGAAAGCAAAGCCCTTGAACTCGATCTTCCGGTCTTGGCCCGCATTAAAGCATTCGCCAGCGTGGGGGTTGATCCTGCGCTAATGGGGATCGCACCGGTCTACGCTACCCGCCGCTGCCTGGAGCGCGCGGGCTGGCAGCTTTCGGATGTGGATCTGATCGAAGTGAACGAAGCCTATGCCGCGCAGGCGATCTCCGTCGGAAAAATGCTGGAGTGGGATCCTCTGCGGGTCAACGTTAACGGCGGCGCAATCGCGCTGGGTCATCCTATCGGTGCGTCCGGCTGCCGGATCCTGGTTTCGCTGGTCCACGAAATGAAGAAGCGCAATGCCCGCAAAGGGATTGCCACACTCTGTATAGGCGGCGGGCAAGGGGTGGCGCTGGCCATCGAACGCTAA
- a CDS encoding LysR family transcriptional regulator translates to MRYSPEALTAFVETVAAGSFSAAARRLRKSQSTISTSIANLEADLGFELFDRSARQPVLTVQGEQVLGYVQAILAASTRLDELAVSLTAQTEARLTFVLSDTLNPDVLEEMMKQFDARFPHTEFECLIGEEEDVIDLLQKERAQVGLTEARDGYPTDIGVTRLPMQTRMAIYVATTHPLAGQHDVQHDELHGWRELRLSTYLEREAEIARGPVWSAPNYLLLLSMAVQGFGWCVLPCALVDEFAAAKSLVQLNVPGWPRAIGIDLLWNKRSPPGVAGSWLRQYLQDAR, encoded by the coding sequence ATGCGCTATTCACCCGAAGCCCTTACCGCGTTTGTCGAGACCGTTGCGGCGGGCTCTTTTTCTGCTGCTGCACGCCGGCTGCGTAAAAGCCAGTCGACGATCAGCACGTCGATTGCCAATCTTGAAGCCGATCTCGGTTTCGAGCTGTTTGACCGCTCGGCGCGTCAGCCGGTGTTAACGGTCCAGGGAGAACAGGTGCTGGGCTACGTGCAGGCTATCCTGGCCGCCAGCACGCGGCTGGACGAGCTGGCGGTGTCGCTAACGGCGCAAACGGAGGCGCGTCTGACGTTTGTCCTTTCCGATACCCTTAACCCGGACGTGCTGGAAGAGATGATGAAACAGTTTGACGCGCGTTTTCCCCATACGGAATTCGAATGTCTGATTGGCGAGGAAGAGGACGTGATCGATCTGCTGCAAAAGGAGCGCGCGCAGGTTGGCCTGACGGAAGCGCGCGACGGTTACCCTACGGATATTGGTGTCACCCGGTTGCCGATGCAGACCCGCATGGCAATCTACGTCGCGACCACGCATCCGCTGGCCGGACAACATGACGTTCAGCATGACGAGCTGCACGGCTGGCGGGAGCTGCGGCTCAGCACCTATCTTGAGCGCGAGGCTGAGATCGCGCGCGGGCCCGTCTGGTCAGCGCCGAATTACCTGTTACTCTTGAGTATGGCGGTACAGGGATTTGGCTGGTGCGTGCTGCCGTGTGCGCTGGTGGATGAATTTGCCGCCGCGAAATCCCTGGTACAGCTCAATGTTCCCGGCTGGCCGCGGGCGATCGGCATCGATCTGCTGTGGAATAAACGATCCCCTCCCGGCGTTGCCGGAAGCTGGCTGCGGCAGTATCTGCAGGATGCGCGCTGA
- a CDS encoding multidrug/biocide efflux PACE transporter, whose product MQHQDALQRKLPERIFHAVCFEGIATAILAPTAAWLMQRSVVEMGGLTIILATTAMLWNIIYNFGFDRFWPVQRVKRTAKVRALHALGFECGFIVIGVSIVAAVLGVTLLQAFTLEIGFFLFFLPYTMFYNWAYDSLREKFLKRRQQRRALAG is encoded by the coding sequence ATGCAACATCAGGATGCACTCCAACGTAAACTGCCGGAGCGGATCTTTCATGCTGTCTGTTTCGAAGGGATTGCTACGGCGATCCTCGCCCCTACGGCGGCGTGGCTAATGCAGCGTTCCGTGGTGGAGATGGGGGGATTGACCATTATTCTGGCCACCACCGCCATGCTGTGGAACATTATTTATAACTTTGGCTTCGACCGTTTCTGGCCCGTTCAGCGCGTCAAACGTACCGCAAAAGTCCGTGCGCTGCATGCGCTGGGGTTCGAATGCGGGTTTATTGTGATTGGCGTGTCGATTGTCGCCGCCGTGCTGGGCGTTACCCTGCTTCAGGCATTCACGCTGGAAATAGGTTTCTTCCTGTTCTTCCTGCCGTACACCATGTTCTATAACTGGGCGTACGATAGCCTGCGCGAGAAATTTCTTAAGCGTCGCCAGCAACGGCGCGCCCTGGCAGGCTAA
- a CDS encoding amino acid permease: protein MSKIWSKDETLWSFALYGTAVGAGTLFLPIQLGSAGAIVLFITALVAYPLTYWPHKALAQFILSSKTKGNEGITGAVSHYYGRKIGNLITTLYFIAFFVVVQIYAVAITNSLTEQLAKHLTVDTAVRVLVSLGVVLVLNLIFLMGRHITIKVMGFLVFPLIAYFLFVSLYLIGSWQPSLLTSQMAVDRHTLHQVWISIPVMVFAFSHTPIISTFAVDRREKFADGAMDKCKKIMKVAYLIICLSVLFFVFSCLLSIPPSYIVAAKEQGVTILSALSMMPSSPAWLGISGIIVAIIAMSKSFLGTYFGVIEGATEIVKSSLNQVGVKKSRAFNRAISIMGVSLITFAVCCINPNAISMIYAISGPLIAMILFIMPTLSTYLIPSLKQYRSIGNLLTLIVGVLCVSVMFVG, encoded by the coding sequence ATGTCGAAAATTTGGTCAAAAGATGAGACTCTCTGGAGTTTCGCTCTCTATGGCACGGCCGTGGGCGCAGGAACGCTGTTCTTGCCCATTCAGCTGGGCTCCGCAGGCGCAATCGTCCTGTTTATTACCGCCCTCGTGGCCTACCCCTTAACCTACTGGCCGCACAAAGCGCTGGCGCAATTTATCCTGTCGTCGAAAACGAAAGGCAACGAAGGGATCACCGGCGCCGTCTCGCACTACTACGGCAGGAAGATTGGCAACCTGATCACCACGCTCTATTTCATCGCCTTCTTTGTGGTGGTGCAGATTTATGCGGTGGCCATCACCAACTCGCTCACGGAGCAGCTGGCGAAACACCTGACGGTGGATACCGCCGTTCGCGTGCTGGTCAGCCTGGGCGTGGTGCTGGTCCTAAATCTGATCTTCCTGATGGGACGGCATATCACGATAAAAGTGATGGGCTTCCTGGTGTTTCCGCTGATTGCCTATTTCCTGTTTGTCTCGCTCTACCTGATCGGCAGCTGGCAACCCTCGCTGCTGACCAGCCAGATGGCCGTCGATCGCCATACGCTGCACCAGGTGTGGATTTCGATTCCGGTGATGGTATTTGCTTTCAGCCATACCCCGATTATCTCAACGTTTGCCGTTGACCGTCGTGAGAAGTTTGCTGACGGCGCTATGGATAAATGCAAGAAAATTATGAAGGTGGCTTACCTGATCATCTGCCTGAGCGTGCTGTTTTTTGTCTTCAGCTGCCTGCTCTCAATTCCGCCGTCGTACATTGTGGCCGCCAAAGAGCAAGGGGTAACGATCCTGTCCGCGCTGTCGATGATGCCTTCTTCTCCGGCGTGGCTGGGCATTTCCGGGATTATCGTGGCGATTATTGCGATGTCGAAATCGTTTCTCGGCACCTATTTTGGGGTGATTGAAGGGGCGACGGAGATCGTGAAGTCGTCGCTGAACCAGGTGGGGGTGAAAAAGAGCCGCGCCTTCAACCGCGCGATTTCCATTATGGGGGTGTCGTTAATCACCTTTGCCGTCTGCTGCATTAACCCGAACGCCATTTCGATGATTTACGCCATCAGCGGCCCGCTTATCGCCATGATCCTGTTTATCATGCCGACGCTGTCGACGTATCTGATCCCCTCCCTGAAACAGTACCGCTCGATTGGCAACCTGCTGACGCTGATCGTCGGCGTGCTGTGCGTATCGGTGATGTTTGTCGGCTAA
- a CDS encoding Lrp/AsnC family transcriptional regulator, with amino-acid sequence MDSIDRKILAELQSDGRLSLTELAERVNLSLSPCHRRVRALEQSGAITGYRASLDPAKMGFNFLAIVFATLKEGDRKAVSAFEAAVEEIPQIVLAQRLFGDPDYLMHVVTRDLPAFQKLYDEKLSAMPGVQHLRSTLVMKTVVQDRPFPLESAGRD; translated from the coding sequence ATGGATAGCATCGATCGGAAAATTCTTGCTGAGCTACAGTCTGATGGCCGCTTATCCCTTACCGAGCTGGCGGAAAGAGTGAATCTGAGCCTCTCGCCGTGCCATCGTCGCGTGCGGGCGCTGGAGCAGAGCGGGGCGATAACGGGATACCGTGCCAGCCTCGACCCCGCCAAAATGGGATTCAACTTCCTGGCAATAGTGTTTGCGACGCTGAAAGAGGGTGACCGTAAGGCGGTTAGCGCGTTTGAAGCGGCGGTGGAGGAAATTCCGCAGATCGTGCTGGCACAGCGCCTGTTTGGCGATCCAGATTATCTGATGCACGTCGTGACCCGCGACCTGCCCGCTTTCCAGAAGCTCTACGACGAGAAGCTCTCCGCCATGCCCGGCGTGCAGCATCTTCGCTCTACGCTTGTCATGAAAACGGTGGTGCAGGACAGGCCTTTTCCGCTGGAATCAGCTGGGCGAGACTGA
- a CDS encoding LysE family translocator, translated as MEMSIVAGFWVVSFLLIMTPGADWAYAISAGINGRRVVPAVMGLMSGHLIATLIVVAGVGVVIAQHPMALNGLTVAGAAYLLWLGIGLLRHPAAPEKATHHAGNWRQWAVKGLCISGLNPKVFLLFLALLPQFTDPTGSWSIAMQMSALGVMHLITCTLVYLLVGYGSKAVLATRPQAARLVSMASGGIMVLIAMVLLFEQVR; from the coding sequence ATGGAAATGAGTATTGTGGCCGGCTTTTGGGTGGTTTCTTTTCTGCTTATCATGACGCCAGGCGCCGACTGGGCCTACGCCATTAGCGCCGGGATTAACGGGCGACGCGTGGTACCGGCGGTGATGGGGCTAATGTCCGGGCATCTGATAGCCACGCTGATTGTGGTGGCTGGCGTGGGCGTAGTGATTGCTCAACACCCGATGGCGTTAAACGGGCTGACCGTCGCGGGGGCCGCGTATCTCCTGTGGCTTGGCATCGGACTGTTGCGTCACCCTGCCGCACCGGAAAAGGCCACCCATCATGCGGGAAACTGGAGGCAGTGGGCAGTGAAAGGGCTCTGCATTAGCGGTCTTAACCCGAAAGTTTTTTTACTTTTCCTGGCGCTGCTTCCGCAGTTCACCGACCCGACCGGAAGCTGGTCGATAGCGATGCAGATGTCCGCGCTCGGCGTGATGCACCTTATCACCTGTACGCTGGTCTATCTGCTGGTGGGGTATGGTTCGAAAGCGGTACTGGCGACCCGGCCACAGGCGGCGCGTCTGGTAAGCATGGCGTCAGGAGGGATAATGGTGCTGATCGCGATGGTATTGCTGTTTGAGCAGGTAAGATAA
- a CDS encoding GNAT family N-acetyltransferase — MDILEGHNKFYVNDANGNQVAEIVFVPTGEHLSIIEHTDVDESLKGQGVGKQLVAKVVEKMRGENRKIIPLCPFAKHEFDKTREYDDIRA; from the coding sequence ATGGATATTCTGGAAGGCCATAACAAGTTTTACGTGAATGATGCGAACGGCAATCAGGTCGCGGAGATTGTCTTCGTACCGACCGGCGAGCATCTGAGCATTATCGAGCACACCGACGTGGATGAGAGCCTGAAAGGGCAGGGCGTCGGTAAACAGCTGGTAGCGAAAGTGGTGGAGAAGATGCGCGGTGAGAATCGCAAAATTATTCCGCTGTGCCCGTTCGCGAAGCATGAGTTTGATAAAACGCGGGAATATGACGATATTCGGGCGTAA
- the yjdI gene encoding 4Fe-4S mono-cluster protein YjdI: MDKELLDAGYRAYTGEKIDVYFNTGICKHSGNCVRGSAKLFNLKRKPWIIPDEVDVETVVRVIDTCPSGALKYRQK; the protein is encoded by the coding sequence ATGGATAAAGAACTACTGGATGCGGGTTACCGGGCCTATACCGGCGAGAAAATTGACGTTTACTTCAATACCGGGATCTGCAAACACTCAGGTAACTGCGTGCGTGGGAGCGCAAAGCTGTTTAATCTGAAACGTAAGCCGTGGATCATTCCCGATGAAGTGGACGTTGAAACGGTTGTACGCGTGATTGATACCTGCCCGAGCGGTGCGCTGAAGTATCGCCAAAAATAA